From Borrelia hispanica CRI:
TCTCCTGTGCACTTTGCAAGTTCTGATTGAATGTGATCAAGAGCATCTTTTATTTTAGATTCGTCTTCATTTAAAAATTTATTAAATTCAGAGTCGCTACTTAAAGCTTCTTTTAAAAAATCTAGACCTTTGATTTGACTTTCACTTAATTTTTCTCTCAAGTTTTCTTCAGGTGTTTTTTGTGCTTCTACTTGTTGTTCTAAGTCTCTTTTATTTCTGCTCTTAATTCCTTTATTTGTGTTATTATCTTGTTTACAACTGCTCATTAGTAGTAATAAAATCAAGGTGAAATTGGTTATTTCCATATAAAATCTCCTCATTTTAATAGATATTTGTGATTTTAAAATATATAGCGATTATTGTTATGTGGTATGAATTACTTTGATTATTATATAATTAGCAACTACGAAATCGTAGTTGCTAAATGTTTACTTATTTTAAATTAACAATTTATTTTATTATTAATTTTTATTATGACAACATGTTTAATGTATTTGCATAGATTTTACTATTTTTATCTTCAAGTTCGTTTTTTATTGCTTGAAATATTTCTTTATTATTGTCGTATTTTTTAATTATTGTATGTATAAAATGCTCAAAAAATAAGCTTACATAGTTATTAGGGAAACCTGAGTTTGTATTCCCATACAGCTTTCCGTCATAGTGATGATTGTCTTTATATTTATCATGTAAATAATAGTAAAATGCTCCTTCGATGTATTGCATAGTAGTCTGATCATTGTCAAATCTTTTTAGTTTATTATATAATATATGATTATATGCGTAATTAAATGCCTTACTTAATTCTTTTTGTTCTTGTATATGTTTATCATCTAAGATCCAAGAACGAAATTTCTCGTATTTGTTGAATAAATTTTGCAATTCTTGATTTTTATTTTTATCTTGTTTAAGTCTCTTGTAAAATGCTGATCTATCTTTTTTAGATATATTAAGAGCATATATGAATATTTCAAATTTCATTTTTTCTTCAGTAGTTAAAGTTATATGAGCATGTTTTTGGAATTTGCTTTCTAGATCTTGAGGTTTTAATAAGTTATCTTGAGATTTAGTAGTTTGTACAGAGTCAGGCATTCTTTGACATGGGGTTTTATTTGCATTACAATTATATAATAATATAATGCAAAGTATTAATATACTTTTATTTTTATTCATATAATATTCTCCTTATTTATGAATTATAAATGATATTTTTCTTTGGATATATATTTATAAGCTTTTTTGATTGATTTTGTAAAATTATTATTTTGTTATAAAGTTTATGTTAAGCTAAATTAATTTTTGTTAATTTAGAAGGTTGAAGAGATATGAATAAAGTCAAGAAATCATTTGATGATTATATTGTGTATTTTAATGAAGGGAAGCTTAGTGATGCACAGATTAGTAAAGAGATGGGTGTAAGTCGTGTTAATGTATGTAAAATGAGACGTAGATGGGAGTCTAGAGAAAGCAATAATTTAGAAGAACATCCAAAAGTAACAATTAGTGAAGAAACTCTAAATAATGTGTTAATTCGTGCATCAGAACATAGTGCACAATCAAGTAGTATTAAAAGCCAGCTTCATATGGCTAGAAATAGATTGGGATTAAAATTTATTGCGTCATTTATAGTTTATTTAGATTTGGAGTTTAAATCATACAATCAAGAAATAAAGGTGTTAGAGAGCAAAATTGAAAGACTTAAAGAAGAAATTAATAATGAAGATGATCAAGATCTTAATAATAAGCTATGTGAACTTGACGAAGTTAAAAGAGCAAAAGAACTTAAAAAAATGGAATTGTATTACCAAGCTATGCTTAAATTAAAAGCAACTGATTTTGAATCACAAGTTAAATTTAAAATTTAAAGGATTATGTTGTGAATATATATGATCTACCTCTTTTTAAAAAGATGCAAAGAGAATATA
This genomic window contains:
- a CDS encoding Mlp family lipoprotein, translated to MEITNFTLILLLLMSSCKQDNNTNKGIKSRNKRDLEQQVEAQKTPEENLREKLSESQIKGLDFLKEALSSDSEFNKFLNEDESKIKDALDHIQSELAKCTG
- a CDS encoding DUF603 domain-containing protein, producing MNKVKKSFDDYIVYFNEGKLSDAQISKEMGVSRVNVCKMRRRWESRESNNLEEHPKVTISEETLNNVLIRASEHSAQSSSIKSQLHMARNRLGLKFIASFIVYLDLEFKSYNQEIKVLESKIERLKEEINNEDDQDLNNKLCELDEVKRAKELKKMELYYQAMLKLKATDFESQVKFKI